In Bacillota bacterium, a single window of DNA contains:
- a CDS encoding exonuclease SbcCD subunit D, whose protein sequence is MRILHTSDWHLGRSLEGRSRYQEQVQFVNEVAGIAEDEGVHMVVIAGDVFDTYNPSAEAEELYCRALEQLAGQGKRCVVVVAGNHDSPERLGAIRPLALRHGILIAGRPQETLATSIYGHGTKVVQSGPGFVEVAWPDLPYSAVVSHLPYPSESRLGQLISPVLEEGQLRKAYAEMVIELLDRQASAFRADTVNIVVSHLLALGGLPSDSERAIDIGGACAVDYKRFPRQAQYIALGHLHRPQQMRSSGPQTYYSGSPLAYSFSETLQTKVVYVVDVVPGQEAEVKAVSLKSGIPLERWRCLNGVEEALRRLEGLGGRPLWLELEVHADKYLTQSEVAALRQAHSGLLNVRCIVPLGEADTPVVALSEMSVAEVFARFYKHRLAGAVPRDELVELFTALVHQSAMQAEEGGSSS, encoded by the coding sequence ATGCGAATCTTGCATACGTCAGACTGGCATTTAGGCCGCTCGCTCGAAGGACGTAGCCGCTACCAAGAACAGGTGCAATTCGTCAATGAAGTAGCAGGCATAGCCGAAGACGAAGGGGTGCACATGGTCGTCATTGCTGGCGACGTGTTCGACACCTACAACCCCTCGGCCGAAGCAGAAGAGCTGTATTGTCGGGCCTTAGAGCAGTTAGCTGGACAGGGAAAGCGGTGCGTAGTCGTTGTGGCGGGTAATCATGACAGCCCGGAGCGCTTGGGTGCTATCCGCCCCCTAGCTCTCCGCCATGGAATTCTAATTGCGGGGCGACCCCAGGAAACTCTCGCGACGAGTATTTATGGGCATGGCACCAAGGTAGTGCAGTCCGGACCGGGTTTTGTCGAGGTTGCCTGGCCCGACCTGCCATACTCTGCAGTCGTTTCTCACTTGCCCTATCCGTCTGAGTCTCGCCTAGGGCAACTAATCAGCCCCGTCCTAGAAGAAGGCCAACTGCGCAAGGCCTATGCCGAAATGGTCATCGAGCTACTAGACCGACAGGCCAGTGCTTTTCGTGCGGACACTGTCAATATTGTCGTATCCCACCTCTTGGCCCTAGGCGGGCTACCGAGTGATTCTGAACGCGCCATCGACATCGGGGGCGCGTGTGCTGTGGATTACAAGCGTTTTCCACGCCAAGCCCAGTACATTGCGCTTGGGCACCTGCACCGTCCCCAGCAAATGCGCAGCTCCGGGCCACAAACGTACTATTCTGGTTCACCTTTGGCCTATAGTTTTTCTGAAACCCTCCAGACAAAAGTCGTGTACGTGGTCGACGTCGTTCCCGGCCAGGAAGCAGAGGTTAAAGCTGTCTCTTTAAAATCCGGCATACCTCTCGAACGTTGGCGTTGTCTAAATGGGGTAGAGGAAGCATTGCGGCGCTTAGAGGGTCTAGGTGGTCGACCACTGTGGTTAGAGCTTGAGGTGCATGCCGATAAGTACCTCACTCAGTCCGAAGTTGCCGCGCTGCGACAGGCGCACAGCGGGCTCTTAAACGTGCGTTGTATTGTGCCTTTAGGGGAGGCCGACACGCCCGTAGTGGCCCTGTCAGAGATGTCTGTGGCCGAAGTATTTGCCCGTTTTTACAAACATCGCCTGGCCGGCGCCGTGCCGCGAGATGAGCTTGTCGAGCTTTTTACTGCCCTTGTCCATCAGTCTGCCATGCAGGCGGAAGAGGGAGGGAGCAGCTCATGA
- a CDS encoding SMC family ATPase, giving the protein MRPLKLSFYGLNSFKEEQEIDFSSLGAGHVFGIFGPTGSGKSTIIDAITLALYGKVERAPDKVRGIINKSLTEAGARFDFSIGSGPLYKVYRVERKYVSKEDSISCRMARLCELSSLGNKVLADKSTLVDGQVEAILGLTVDDFTRAVVLPQGRFAEFLGLKGKERREMLGRIFNLSGYGEKLYSLASNRAKEVEARVMNMQSEQQGLGNASREALGVAEAEVSVAKTSLATALEAVVASSKAWAEAQVIRELQDKIRHALERQAALDAESSRLAALQAKLDRLAAAEVLWPSALALDESTVTQEAALERQSAVVATLEEAVAQEASSLIALSAAKTARQRDEPRILMRQHELKRAVVLTEERRGLTAALATERLALSAAETRLEVAKQELASILQREKRAQESQVVLRQEIAGTEVLPEERVALELALRTEAAWLTLASQLGERRKEEHSRSGSLETAKATLSQARQNVSSLEQEHALAKASLDEVLSRHLPEVGMSEHEAHNNYRLSLQDLKYKAAEVGRIIDKQETLNLSKSATETQLLAMQETASRAEERVDFLRNLVAENEAKYKAAKDACLIGELAAQVSPGEKCPVCGSRSHPELGTRLPPANLEHFAAATMESTTLLQKAIAEQGAIAARAEALHVGLADILRQIEVLTAERLALLKDMAGIKSSFPAVWNALSLPEIEQNIALLAKDIENRSEERRLWQGALDKGRQAERVLADKLARGREAQAVAEQHVAGLETEFTCLVAKVMTIANEEALAKDALQNILKQHQISDLKEQRELLQGKDRKQKELSDTMKQLEAKLFELVALRQNGEQVMASTQEGAAALLISLRGLTERESMLAKELVSLVGDADPLVEAAVAEASLVALREEETQSEDNHALVVSVVAQAKNDLASATEALRLADQALDKARLRFAEAMQGSPFVTRSDLHQAREALGSREAWMAEINLHREQRMLLANDLDAWREALAGRAVSEAAWEIARHTYLQAEATRDEAMRQLGQAEAKLADIKTRHARYMNLAELIEAQAKERDLTMELVSLLRGNALVEFMAGEHLQAVTATATEWLRTLSSHRYALEVAPDGGFLIRDDGQGGLRRPVHTLSGGETFITSLALALALSMQIQLRGRFPLEFFFLDEGFGTLDAELLETVMCCLERMQGQNLSIGIISHVRELVERIPRKIIVTPAQLGGRGSQVQVI; this is encoded by the coding sequence ATGAGACCGCTAAAGCTATCCTTTTATGGACTCAATAGCTTCAAAGAAGAGCAAGAAATAGATTTCTCCTCGCTCGGCGCTGGCCATGTTTTTGGCATCTTTGGCCCTACGGGTAGCGGAAAGTCGACCATTATTGACGCCATTACCTTGGCTCTCTACGGTAAAGTTGAACGGGCTCCCGACAAAGTACGGGGCATTATAAACAAGAGCCTCACCGAGGCTGGAGCGCGTTTTGACTTTAGTATTGGCAGCGGACCACTCTATAAAGTGTATCGGGTAGAGCGCAAGTATGTCAGTAAAGAGGACTCAATTTCTTGCCGCATGGCGAGGCTCTGCGAGCTATCGTCCTTGGGGAACAAAGTTCTTGCCGACAAGTCTACCCTTGTAGACGGACAAGTAGAAGCCATACTCGGCCTAACGGTAGATGATTTCACACGCGCTGTAGTACTGCCACAAGGAAGGTTTGCCGAGTTCTTGGGTCTCAAAGGCAAGGAGCGTCGCGAGATGCTCGGGCGTATCTTTAATCTTTCTGGCTATGGCGAAAAGTTATATTCTCTGGCCAGTAATCGCGCCAAAGAAGTAGAAGCGCGGGTTATGAACATGCAAAGTGAGCAGCAGGGCCTAGGCAATGCTTCGCGCGAAGCTCTAGGTGTGGCCGAGGCCGAAGTGTCAGTGGCAAAGACCTCTCTCGCTACAGCATTAGAGGCAGTGGTGGCAAGTAGTAAGGCCTGGGCTGAAGCCCAAGTGATTAGAGAGCTGCAAGATAAGATTAGACACGCTCTAGAGCGGCAGGCTGCGCTAGATGCCGAATCGTCGCGCCTAGCAGCTTTGCAGGCGAAGCTAGACCGACTCGCTGCGGCAGAAGTGCTGTGGCCGAGCGCGCTCGCTCTTGACGAGTCCACAGTGACACAAGAAGCCGCCTTAGAGCGTCAGAGCGCGGTAGTAGCCACGCTTGAGGAGGCAGTGGCACAAGAGGCCTCTTCTCTCATAGCCTTGTCGGCTGCCAAAACCGCCCGACAAAGGGATGAACCTCGTATCTTAATGCGACAACATGAACTAAAGCGCGCGGTGGTGCTCACTGAAGAACGACGTGGGCTCACTGCCGCCTTGGCCACGGAACGTCTAGCTCTAAGCGCTGCTGAAACTCGTTTAGAGGTGGCGAAGCAAGAGCTAGCGTCCATCCTGCAAAGAGAGAAGAGAGCGCAAGAATCCCAAGTGGTTCTGCGCCAAGAGATAGCCGGTACAGAGGTGTTGCCCGAGGAAAGAGTTGCACTCGAGTTAGCGCTGCGCACTGAGGCGGCTTGGTTAACGCTCGCCAGTCAGTTAGGCGAGAGGCGAAAAGAAGAACACAGTCGGAGCGGTAGCTTAGAAACAGCCAAGGCTACCCTGAGTCAGGCGCGTCAGAATGTCAGCAGTCTAGAACAAGAGCATGCCTTGGCCAAGGCCTCACTCGACGAGGTGTTGTCTCGCCACTTACCCGAGGTAGGCATGAGTGAGCACGAGGCACACAACAATTATCGACTATCTCTGCAAGACCTCAAGTACAAGGCGGCGGAGGTAGGGCGCATCATCGACAAGCAAGAGACGCTGAATTTAAGTAAGAGTGCCACGGAAACACAACTTCTCGCCATGCAAGAAACAGCCAGCCGTGCCGAGGAGAGGGTGGATTTCTTGCGCAACCTGGTGGCGGAAAACGAAGCCAAGTACAAGGCAGCCAAGGACGCCTGCCTCATTGGTGAGCTAGCAGCACAGGTTTCTCCGGGGGAAAAATGCCCGGTCTGTGGCTCACGTTCCCATCCAGAACTGGGTACTCGCCTGCCCCCGGCAAACTTAGAGCATTTCGCCGCCGCGACTATGGAGTCCACTACCTTGCTGCAAAAGGCTATTGCCGAACAGGGAGCAATCGCGGCTAGGGCCGAGGCTCTGCATGTTGGGCTGGCTGATATCTTGCGGCAAATTGAAGTATTAACTGCTGAACGCCTTGCTCTTTTGAAAGATATGGCAGGGATAAAAAGTTCTTTCCCCGCGGTGTGGAACGCGCTCAGTCTGCCAGAAATTGAGCAAAATATCGCCTTGCTGGCCAAGGACATAGAAAACCGTAGCGAAGAACGCCGCCTCTGGCAGGGTGCGCTAGACAAAGGGCGCCAAGCGGAGAGAGTTTTAGCCGACAAATTGGCGAGGGGCAGGGAGGCTCAAGCGGTGGCCGAGCAGCACGTCGCCGGTTTAGAGACGGAATTCACCTGCCTAGTGGCTAAAGTAATGACTATCGCGAATGAAGAGGCTCTAGCCAAGGACGCACTGCAAAATATCCTTAAGCAGCACCAAATTAGCGACCTTAAGGAGCAGAGAGAGCTTTTGCAGGGCAAGGACCGCAAGCAGAAAGAGTTAAGTGATACTATGAAGCAGCTTGAGGCCAAGCTTTTTGAGCTCGTCGCTCTGCGTCAAAATGGGGAGCAAGTCATGGCTTCTACGCAAGAAGGAGCGGCTGCACTACTCATTTCACTACGGGGACTTACAGAGCGAGAGAGTATGCTAGCTAAAGAATTAGTTTCCCTAGTTGGCGATGCCGACCCCTTGGTGGAAGCAGCGGTAGCGGAAGCTAGCCTAGTGGCGCTGAGAGAAGAGGAGACACAGAGCGAAGATAACCACGCCCTGGTCGTTAGCGTTGTCGCGCAAGCGAAAAATGACCTCGCCAGCGCGACAGAGGCGTTGCGCTTGGCCGATCAGGCTCTCGATAAAGCTAGACTGAGGTTCGCCGAAGCCATGCAGGGTTCTCCCTTCGTTACCCGGTCTGATTTGCACCAGGCCCGCGAAGCCTTGGGTTCACGCGAGGCATGGATGGCTGAGATTAACCTGCACCGAGAGCAGAGGATGCTCCTTGCTAATGACCTCGACGCCTGGCGCGAGGCACTGGCTGGCCGTGCCGTGAGCGAGGCCGCATGGGAGATTGCTCGGCACACTTACCTGCAGGCCGAAGCAACTCGCGATGAGGCAATGCGCCAACTAGGCCAAGCCGAGGCCAAGCTCGCCGACATCAAGACCCGCCACGCCAGGTACATGAACCTAGCAGAGCTTATCGAGGCACAAGCTAAAGAGCGAGATCTAACTATGGAACTAGTGTCTTTACTGCGTGGCAACGCGCTAGTTGAATTTATGGCAGGGGAGCATTTGCAGGCTGTAACGGCTACAGCCACAGAATGGCTACGCACTTTGTCCTCGCATCGCTATGCGCTCGAAGTCGCCCCTGACGGCGGTTTTCTCATTCGAGACGATGGTCAAGGCGGCTTAAGGCGGCCCGTTCATACCCTCTCTGGTGGAGAGACTTTTATCACTTCGCTCGCTCTCGCCCTCGCCTTGTCCATGCAGATCCAGCTGCGGGGGAGATTCCCCCTGGAGTTTTTCTTCTTGGACGAGGGTTTTGGCACTCTAGATGCCGAGCTGTTAGAAACAGTGATGTGCTGTTTAGAGCGCATGCAAGGGCAAAATCTCTCTATTGGCATTATTAGCCATGTACGAGAGTTGGTAGAACGCATTCCCCGCAAAATAATAGTAACCCCCGCCCAACTAGGGGGCAGGGGTTCGCAAGTGCAAGTTATTTAG
- the cysK gene encoding cysteine synthase A, whose amino-acid sequence MAISQTILEAIGNTPLVRLNKVTADLGRTILVKVEGQNPGGSVKARTALSMIEDLERRGVLKPDSNIIEFTSGNQGIGLALVSAVKGYQCTIVMPSCMSEERRRIIASYGAKIILTPVGKDITATFAMAEAKVTELLQDDPRYVLAGQFVNPANPAIHYAATAQEVIGQLGALVPDAFVAAIGTGGTITGAGLRLKEEYPSIKIVAVEPRDAAILSGGAVLSHKQQGIGDGFVPVILDTTLYDSVVTVTCEDAYNMTRRLAQEEGLFVGISSGTNVCAAIEVAKMLPAGSTIITLLPDGGERYLSTPDLFCDEVRA is encoded by the coding sequence ATGGCAATTTCACAGACTATCTTAGAAGCAATCGGCAACACCCCCTTGGTACGGCTGAACAAGGTAACGGCAGACCTAGGACGAACCATTTTAGTCAAGGTTGAAGGTCAGAACCCAGGTGGCAGTGTCAAGGCGCGTACCGCTCTTAGTATGATTGAAGACCTTGAGCGGCGCGGGGTGCTTAAGCCGGACTCCAACATCATTGAATTCACTTCGGGGAACCAGGGCATCGGACTAGCTTTAGTGTCCGCCGTTAAGGGCTATCAGTGCACTATTGTCATGCCTAGTTGCATGAGCGAGGAACGCCGGCGCATCATAGCGAGCTATGGAGCAAAAATTATTCTCACCCCCGTCGGCAAGGACATCACGGCGACTTTTGCCATGGCGGAAGCTAAGGTCACTGAGTTACTGCAAGATGACCCACGCTACGTTTTAGCCGGGCAGTTTGTAAACCCTGCCAACCCAGCCATCCACTATGCTGCTACCGCTCAAGAAGTCATCGGCCAACTGGGTGCTCTCGTCCCTGATGCCTTTGTAGCGGCCATCGGCACCGGAGGAACCATAACTGGCGCAGGCCTCCGCCTCAAAGAGGAATACCCAAGTATCAAGATTGTCGCCGTGGAGCCGCGCGATGCCGCCATTCTCTCTGGTGGGGCTGTTCTGAGCCACAAACAGCAAGGCATCGGCGATGGTTTTGTCCCCGTCATCCTTGATACCACTCTCTATGATTCAGTCGTTACGGTGACTTGCGAAGACGCCTACAACATGACGCGACGCTTAGCGCAAGAAGAGGGGCTCTTTGTGGGCATTTCGTCTGGCACTAATGTCTGTGCCGCGATAGAAGTAGCAAAAATGCTCCCCGCGGGGAGCACCATAATTACTCTGCTTCCTGATGGTGGCGAAAGGTACTTGAGTACTCCGGATTTGTTTTGCGACGAAGTCAGAGCGTAA
- the proS gene encoding proline--tRNA ligase — protein MSENKLTSQAADFSAWYIEAIQKAELMDYAPVRGCIIFKPDGYELWERIQAGLDQRFKATGHRNAYFPMLIPESFLQKEKEHVEGFNPELPWVTEAGGEKLEEKLALRPTSETMIGHMYSRWIQSYRDLPVLLNQWANVFRWEKRTLPFLRTSEFLWQEGHTAHADEVEAREETMRMLETYAEFAASEMAIPMWTGQKTPSERFAGAVDTYSIEGMMKDGKALQAGTSHFLGQNFAKAFGIEFLDRDNLRKHVYTTSWGVSTRLIGALVMVHGDDKGLALPPKLAPTQVIMIPIGPPKLRAKVMEKFSTVFSVLQAAKIRVRTDEREETPGWKFNEWEMRGVPLRLELGPRDVDSNQCVLVRRDTGEKLSVSLDDLPATVEALLAAIQTHMYEKACDFRSQHSHLHIDNLEQLKAHIAEAEAKGSLAGWVLGGWCGNDLCEARVREETKFTSRNIPFMPPVHKEKCLVCDEKATHSVWMARAY, from the coding sequence ATGTCAGAAAACAAACTCACCTCGCAAGCAGCCGACTTTTCCGCTTGGTACATCGAGGCCATTCAAAAAGCCGAGCTCATGGATTACGCGCCTGTGCGCGGATGCATCATCTTTAAGCCAGATGGATATGAGCTTTGGGAGCGTATTCAGGCCGGGCTCGACCAACGTTTCAAGGCGACAGGGCACCGCAATGCCTACTTCCCCATGCTTATCCCCGAGAGTTTCTTGCAAAAAGAAAAAGAGCATGTGGAAGGTTTTAATCCTGAACTGCCCTGGGTTACTGAAGCGGGCGGCGAAAAACTCGAAGAAAAACTTGCCCTGCGCCCCACGTCCGAAACGATGATTGGCCACATGTACAGCCGTTGGATTCAAAGCTACAGGGACTTGCCTGTTTTGCTAAATCAATGGGCGAACGTGTTCCGCTGGGAAAAGCGCACCTTGCCCTTTCTCCGCACCTCGGAATTTCTCTGGCAAGAAGGACACACCGCCCACGCTGACGAAGTTGAAGCGCGAGAAGAAACCATGCGCATGCTAGAGACCTACGCCGAGTTTGCCGCGAGCGAAATGGCTATTCCCATGTGGACCGGACAAAAGACACCTTCCGAGCGTTTTGCCGGTGCAGTTGACACCTACTCTATTGAGGGCATGATGAAGGACGGTAAGGCCCTACAGGCGGGCACCTCCCACTTCCTCGGCCAGAACTTTGCCAAAGCTTTCGGCATAGAATTCTTAGATAGAGATAATCTGCGTAAGCATGTTTATACCACGTCGTGGGGTGTCTCTACTCGTTTGATTGGGGCACTCGTCATGGTGCATGGTGACGACAAAGGCCTGGCCCTGCCTCCTAAATTAGCGCCTACGCAAGTCATCATGATTCCCATCGGTCCACCTAAATTACGGGCCAAGGTTATGGAGAAATTTTCGACAGTCTTTAGTGTCCTGCAGGCCGCGAAAATCAGAGTGCGCACCGATGAAAGAGAAGAAACGCCAGGCTGGAAGTTTAACGAATGGGAAATGCGCGGAGTACCCCTGCGCCTAGAGCTAGGACCCCGTGACGTGGACAGTAATCAGTGCGTCTTGGTGCGCCGCGACACCGGTGAGAAACTGAGCGTTAGTCTCGATGATTTACCCGCTACCGTAGAGGCTTTGCTTGCTGCCATTCAGACCCATATGTATGAAAAGGCTTGCGATTTTCGTAGTCAGCACAGTCATCTCCACATTGACAATCTAGAGCAGCTAAAGGCCCATATTGCCGAGGCCGAGGCCAAGGGCAGTCTAGCCGGCTGGGTTCTCGGCGGCTGGTGTGGTAATGATCTTTGTGAGGCGCGTGTGCGTGAAGAGACTAAGTTCACCTCGCGCAACATCCCCTTTATGCCACCCGTACACAAAGAGAAATGCCTTGTCTGCGACGAAAAAGCCACCCACAGTGTATGGATGGCGCGGGCTTACTAA
- a CDS encoding DMT family transporter → MTPALLWSTVFPLSKLLLDVLPPTTLAALRFSVGALVLLTYATYVYSWQEMVLSFKRRYKTYLLLGFVGVFVNNFLQNLGLTLTSASSAALLGTLDPIFTAVLSILLLGEKFTRSKVAGLVCAFGGVVLVITNGQWVQDWGESVGNLLVVGAALGYSIYTLQSKAILRNEKPPIVVAWATTIGAVQLILAAALLEGWPALAPLTGTHLAVLAYLSIIPTSVAVVAYFYLLERVQASQASITLFLIPVFAIAWAVLLLGERLTLTMLLGGALIILGVWLTMLKRT, encoded by the coding sequence TTGACACCGGCCCTACTGTGGTCGACTGTTTTTCCACTTTCCAAACTGCTCCTAGATGTCTTGCCGCCTACCACGTTGGCCGCCTTACGCTTTAGCGTCGGAGCCTTGGTGCTTCTAACATACGCAACATATGTTTATTCTTGGCAAGAGATGGTTCTCTCCTTTAAGCGCCGCTACAAAACGTACTTGCTCCTTGGTTTTGTCGGTGTTTTTGTGAATAATTTTTTGCAGAATCTAGGGCTTACTTTGACCAGCGCGAGCAGTGCGGCCCTGCTTGGCACCCTAGACCCCATATTCACAGCCGTGCTCTCTATATTACTCCTGGGAGAAAAATTTACGAGGTCGAAAGTCGCCGGCTTAGTCTGTGCTTTTGGCGGGGTGGTCTTGGTCATTACCAATGGTCAATGGGTGCAGGATTGGGGAGAAAGTGTCGGCAACTTACTAGTGGTCGGTGCTGCCCTAGGGTATAGCATCTATACCCTACAGAGCAAGGCTATCTTGCGCAACGAAAAACCCCCTATCGTGGTGGCCTGGGCCACCACGATAGGGGCTGTGCAGCTAATTTTGGCCGCGGCGCTACTCGAGGGCTGGCCCGCACTAGCTCCCTTAACAGGAACTCATCTGGCCGTTCTTGCCTACTTGAGTATCATCCCGACCTCAGTCGCCGTGGTCGCGTACTTCTATCTCTTAGAACGTGTGCAAGCTTCACAGGCCTCGATTACACTCTTCTTGATACCAGTTTTCGCCATCGCCTGGGCTGTTTTGCTCCTCGGAGAGCGCCTAACCTTGACCATGCTACTCGGAGGCGCACTCATCATCCTCGGGGTATGGCTGACGATGCTTAAAAGAACCTGA
- the hcp gene encoding hydroxylamine reductase, translating into MFCYQCQQTPKGGCTKIGVCGKNEDIASLQDITIFGLKGVAAYATHAKQLGYTDPEVDAITQEALYTTLTNVNFNLDDHVKMALKVGTATVKVMDLLDRAHLDRLGVPNPAVVSQDRIEGKCILVTGHNYLALEKLLEQSQGTGINVYTHSEMLPAHGYPELKKYPHLKGNVGKAWYDQRKVFEEFPGAILGTTNCLMPIKGSYAPRFFSYDVTGLEGVQKIENDDFAPLISKALELPAAKQESNKTLTTGYHHQTVLAIAPEIISAVKEGKIRRFFVIAGCDAPGSGGNYYRTLATNLPVDCVILTTSCGKFRFNDVDFGVVPGTNIPRYIDLGQCNNSGSAVKIATALADAFGCGVNDLPLSIVLSWYEQKAVAILLGLFSLGVKNIYIGPTPPEFITPGVLSALQQHWNLKLITNAADDMASMLG; encoded by the coding sequence ATGTTCTGCTATCAATGCCAACAGACTCCCAAGGGTGGCTGCACCAAGATTGGCGTGTGCGGCAAAAACGAAGACATCGCCAGCCTACAAGACATCACCATCTTTGGCCTCAAAGGTGTCGCCGCCTACGCGACCCATGCCAAGCAGCTTGGCTACACAGACCCAGAGGTAGACGCTATCACCCAAGAAGCTCTCTATACCACTCTTACCAATGTCAATTTTAATTTGGACGACCATGTCAAGATGGCTCTCAAAGTAGGCACTGCCACCGTAAAGGTCATGGACCTGCTCGACCGCGCCCATCTAGACCGCTTAGGTGTCCCTAACCCGGCGGTGGTGTCGCAAGACCGCATTGAGGGAAAATGCATCCTAGTGACCGGCCACAACTACCTAGCCTTAGAAAAACTGCTCGAACAAAGCCAGGGAACCGGTATTAATGTCTACACGCACTCTGAAATGCTCCCGGCGCATGGCTACCCCGAACTAAAGAAATACCCTCACCTCAAAGGAAATGTGGGCAAAGCTTGGTATGACCAACGCAAAGTCTTTGAGGAGTTCCCCGGTGCGATTTTAGGCACGACGAACTGCCTGATGCCCATTAAGGGCAGTTATGCCCCTCGCTTTTTCTCTTACGACGTGACGGGGCTCGAGGGCGTGCAAAAAATCGAGAATGATGATTTTGCCCCCTTGATAAGCAAGGCACTCGAGCTGCCGGCAGCCAAGCAGGAGTCGAACAAGACTCTGACCACAGGATATCATCACCAGACAGTGCTGGCTATTGCGCCTGAAATAATCTCCGCTGTTAAAGAGGGGAAAATACGTCGCTTCTTTGTCATCGCCGGTTGTGACGCGCCAGGTTCAGGCGGTAACTACTACCGCACCCTAGCCACCAACTTGCCTGTAGACTGCGTCATCCTTACCACCTCCTGCGGCAAATTCCGCTTCAATGATGTGGACTTTGGCGTAGTGCCAGGCACGAATATCCCCCGCTATATTGATCTTGGCCAGTGTAACAATAGCGGTTCCGCAGTAAAAATCGCCACCGCTTTGGCGGACGCCTTTGGCTGCGGGGTCAATGACCTACCACTAAGCATCGTGCTATCCTGGTACGAACAAAAAGCTGTAGCCATACTCCTTGGACTCTTCAGCCTCGGGGTGAAAAACATCTACATCGGCCCCACCCCACCCGAATTTATTACGCCAGGGGTCTTAAGCGCCTTACAGCAGCACTGGAACCTCAAACTTATCACTAATGCCGCTGACGACATGGCTTCCATGCTCGGCTAA
- a CDS encoding hemerythrin family protein, translating into MPIKWNETLAVGVAEIDKQHQEIFNRMGQLLEACSKGQGKDAVKPMIDFLEAYVGEHFRDEEKLQKNSGYPGYVQHKALHTEYLQNIANLRQQLAQHGPTLPFVITVNKTVVDWLTSHISKVDKELGTYLQSKR; encoded by the coding sequence ATGCCAATTAAGTGGAATGAAACTTTGGCGGTCGGGGTAGCAGAGATAGACAAACAGCATCAAGAAATTTTTAACCGTATGGGGCAGTTGCTCGAAGCCTGCAGTAAAGGTCAAGGCAAGGATGCCGTTAAGCCCATGATCGATTTCTTAGAAGCGTATGTGGGAGAACACTTCCGCGATGAAGAAAAACTGCAAAAGAACTCAGGTTATCCTGGCTACGTTCAGCATAAGGCTCTGCATACGGAGTATCTGCAAAACATAGCTAACCTGCGCCAACAGTTAGCACAGCACGGGCCAACCCTGCCTTTCGTCATTACCGTCAACAAGACGGTAGTGGACTGGCTGACCAGCCATATTAGTAAGGTTGACAAAGAACTGGGCACATATTTGCAGAGTAAGCGATAG
- a CDS encoding hemerythrin family protein, with protein MALKWSSDLSVGVAEVDNQHQEIIERLNILIDACNKGKGKAEVGSLINFLDGYTVEHFKMEEELQRKYAYPDYTAHKSEHDNFLRTLNALKVQFSESGATLPLTIQINRTVVAWLIDHVTKTDKAMGAYLRTKL; from the coding sequence ATGGCACTAAAATGGTCGAGTGATCTTTCCGTTGGTGTCGCCGAAGTAGATAATCAACATCAAGAAATCATAGAGCGACTCAATATTTTGATAGACGCCTGTAACAAAGGCAAGGGAAAAGCCGAAGTCGGCAGCCTTATAAATTTTCTTGACGGGTATACAGTGGAACATTTTAAAATGGAGGAAGAGCTGCAGAGAAAGTACGCCTACCCAGACTACACAGCACACAAGAGCGAGCACGATAACTTTCTGCGCACCCTCAATGCTCTCAAAGTACAATTCTCAGAAAGCGGGGCCACCCTGCCGCTGACAATTCAGATCAACCGTACTGTTGTCGCCTGGTTGATCGACCATGTTACCAAGACCGACAAAGCCATGGGGGCCTACCTACGTACTAAACTCTAA